A section of the Mycolicibacterium anyangense genome encodes:
- a CDS encoding precorrin-8X methylmutase: MLDYTRDAAEIYRQSFATIRAEADLAPFPEDVARVVVRLIHTCGQVDLTEHVSFTPGVVAATHAALAAGAPILCDSSMVAAGITAARLPARNEVVSLVADPRAPELAEQRGTTRSAAGVELWADRLGGAVLAIGNAPTALFRLLELIDEGVPAPVSVLGGPVGFVGSAQSKDELVERPRGMDYLVVRGRRGGSAMAAAAVNAIATERE, translated from the coding sequence ATGCTCGACTACACCCGCGACGCAGCCGAGATCTATCGGCAGTCGTTCGCGACGATCCGCGCCGAGGCCGACCTGGCCCCGTTTCCCGAGGACGTCGCGCGGGTGGTGGTCCGGCTGATTCACACCTGCGGGCAGGTCGACCTGACCGAGCACGTCTCGTTCACACCGGGGGTCGTCGCCGCCACTCACGCCGCACTCGCCGCCGGGGCGCCCATCCTGTGCGACTCGTCGATGGTGGCCGCTGGAATCACCGCCGCCCGGCTGCCCGCCCGCAACGAGGTCGTGTCGCTGGTCGCCGACCCGCGCGCGCCCGAACTGGCCGAGCAACGCGGGACGACGCGCTCGGCGGCGGGAGTCGAACTGTGGGCCGACCGTCTCGGCGGTGCGGTGCTGGCCATCGGGAATGCGCCGACGGCACTGTTCCGGTTGTTGGAGTTGATCGACGAGGGTGTGCCGGCACCGGTGTCGGTGCTGGGCGGCCCGGTCGGGTTCGTCGGTTCGGCCCAATCCAAGGACGAACTCGTCGAGCGTCCGCGCGGGATGGACTACCTGGTGGTCCGGGGCCGACGCGGCGGCAGCGCGATGGCCGCCGCCGCAGTGAATGCGATTGCGACCGAACGCGAATGA
- a CDS encoding precorrin-2 C(20)-methyltransferase has translation MSGTLYGVGLGPGDPELVTVKAARIIGEADVVAYHSARHGRSIARRIAEPYLRAGQLEEHLVYPVTTETTDHPGGYAGAMEDFYREAADRIAAHLAAGRDVALLAEGDPLFYSSYMHMHTRLTARFDAVIVPGVTSVSAASAAIATPLVTGEEVLSVLPGTMPVRELARRLADADAAVVMKLGRTYPQVREALSMAGRLDEAFYVERASTDAQRVLPAGEVDVDTVPYFSIAVVPGGRRAAPTAGSVVVVGLGPGDVDWMTPQSRHELDSATDLIGYGPYLDRIPLRSGQIRHPSDNTDEPARARLACELAEQGRAVAVVSSGDPGVFAMATAVLEEAKQWPDVPVRVIPAMTAAQAVASRVGAPLGHDYAVISLSDRLKPWEVISARLSAAAAADMVLAIYNPASKSRTWQVAAMRELLLEHRDPGTPVVIGRDVAGPQETVKVVRLADLDQADVDMRCLLIIGSSQTQWYTAATGDTVFTPRRYPT, from the coding sequence ATGAGCGGAACGCTCTACGGTGTCGGGCTGGGTCCTGGCGACCCCGAGTTGGTGACCGTGAAGGCCGCCCGGATCATCGGCGAAGCCGATGTGGTGGCCTACCACAGCGCTCGCCACGGCCGCAGTATCGCGCGCCGTATCGCCGAACCGTATCTGCGTGCCGGACAGCTCGAGGAGCACCTGGTCTACCCGGTCACCACCGAGACCACCGACCACCCGGGTGGCTACGCCGGCGCGATGGAGGACTTCTACCGGGAGGCCGCCGACCGGATCGCCGCGCATCTGGCCGCCGGCCGCGACGTCGCCCTGCTGGCCGAGGGTGATCCGCTGTTCTACAGCTCCTACATGCACATGCATACCCGGCTCACCGCACGCTTCGATGCGGTGATCGTTCCGGGGGTCACGTCGGTCAGTGCCGCCTCGGCGGCCATCGCCACCCCGCTGGTGACCGGTGAGGAAGTGCTGTCAGTGCTTCCCGGCACCATGCCGGTGCGCGAACTCGCCCGCCGGCTGGCCGATGCCGACGCCGCCGTGGTGATGAAGCTGGGACGGACGTACCCGCAAGTGCGCGAAGCACTTTCGATGGCGGGACGACTGGACGAGGCATTCTATGTCGAGCGCGCCAGCACCGATGCGCAGCGGGTGCTGCCGGCCGGCGAGGTCGACGTGGACACGGTGCCCTACTTCTCGATCGCGGTCGTCCCCGGCGGGCGTCGGGCCGCACCTACCGCGGGGAGCGTCGTGGTGGTGGGCCTGGGCCCGGGCGATGTGGACTGGATGACCCCACAGAGCCGCCACGAGCTGGACTCCGCGACCGATCTGATCGGTTATGGGCCGTATCTGGATCGGATCCCGTTGCGCAGTGGCCAGATTCGGCACCCCAGCGACAACACCGACGAGCCGGCCCGGGCCCGGCTGGCCTGTGAACTCGCCGAGCAGGGCCGTGCAGTCGCGGTGGTGTCCTCCGGTGACCCCGGCGTGTTCGCGATGGCCACCGCGGTGCTCGAGGAGGCCAAGCAGTGGCCCGACGTGCCGGTGCGCGTCATCCCGGCGATGACGGCGGCGCAGGCGGTGGCCAGCCGGGTCGGCGCCCCGCTGGGCCATGACTACGCGGTGATCTCACTGTCCGACCGGCTCAAGCCGTGGGAGGTCATTTCCGCGCGGCTGTCGGCGGCGGCCGCCGCCGATATGGTGCTCGCGATCTACAACCCGGCGTCCAAGAGCCGCACCTGGCAGGTCGCCGCGATGCGCGAGCTGCTGCTGGAGCACCGCGACCCCGGTACCCCGGTGGTGATCGGCCGCGATGTGGCCGGCCCCCAGGAGACGGTCAAGGTGGTGCGCCTGGCCGACCTGGATCAGGCTGACGTGGACATGCGCTGCCTGCTCATCATCGGTTCGTCGCAGACCCAGTGGTACACCGCAGCCACCGGCGACACCGTATTCACCCCGCGTCGCTACCCGACCTGA
- a CDS encoding cobalt-precorrin-6A reductase, producing MRLLLLGGTGEARALAARLHPGIDIVSSLAGRVPDPALPVGPVRIGGFGGVDGLARWLRDNGIGAVVDATHPFAATMTAHAAQVCGHLGLPHLVLARPAWDPGAARVVGSDVEAAEAVAQQGFSRVFLTNGRSGVAPFAGSDAWFLIRVVTAPDSDVLPVHHELLLSRGPYGYDDEYALLRDRAIDVLVTKNSGGELTSAKLAAAADLGVAVVMIDRPPLPAGVTTVSTVQEAVDWVAGLQVG from the coding sequence ATGCGGCTCCTGCTGCTCGGCGGCACCGGGGAAGCTCGGGCACTGGCGGCTCGGCTGCACCCAGGCATCGACATCGTCAGCTCACTGGCCGGCCGGGTACCCGATCCGGCGCTGCCGGTCGGGCCGGTGCGTATCGGTGGGTTCGGTGGCGTCGACGGACTGGCTCGCTGGCTGCGTGACAACGGCATCGGCGCGGTCGTCGACGCCACCCATCCCTTCGCGGCCACCATGACCGCCCACGCAGCACAAGTATGCGGGCACCTGGGGTTGCCGCACCTGGTCCTGGCCCGACCGGCCTGGGATCCCGGCGCGGCGAGGGTGGTCGGGTCCGATGTCGAGGCCGCTGAAGCCGTTGCCCAGCAGGGCTTCTCGCGGGTCTTTCTGACCAACGGCCGATCCGGTGTCGCACCCTTCGCCGGCAGCGACGCCTGGTTCCTCATCCGGGTGGTGACAGCGCCGGATTCCGATGTGCTGCCGGTGCACCACGAGCTGCTGCTCTCCCGCGGGCCGTACGGCTATGACGATGAGTATGCGCTGTTGCGGGACAGGGCCATCGACGTGCTGGTGACCAAGAACAGCGGGGGAGAGCTGACCAGCGCCAAGCTCGCAGCCGCCGCGGACCTGGGTGTGGCGGTGGTGATGATCGACCGGCCACCACTGCCCGCCGGGGTGACCACGGTGAGCACCGTGCAGGAGGCCGTGGACTGGGTTGCGGGGCTTCAGGTCGGGTAG
- the cobM gene encoding precorrin-4 C(11)-methyltransferase: MTVYFIGAGPGAADLITVRGQRLLQRCPVCLYAGSIMPDDLLALCPPQARVVDTGPLTLDQIIAEIEAADTAGHDVARLHSGDPSLYSAVAEQCRRLDALGIGYEIVPGVPAFAAAAAILGRELTVPGVAQTITLTRVATLSTAMPEGEDLTTLSRSGGTLVIHLAAHRIDAIVAELLDGGHRPDTPVAVVAFASWPQEVVLRGTLAGIAAQMHAASVTRTALIIIGEVLGAEGFTDSYLYSSGRTRGSSH; encoded by the coding sequence GTGACGGTCTACTTCATCGGCGCCGGACCGGGCGCGGCCGATCTGATCACCGTGCGCGGCCAGCGGCTGCTGCAGCGCTGCCCGGTCTGCCTGTACGCCGGCTCGATCATGCCCGACGACCTGCTGGCACTGTGTCCGCCGCAGGCCAGGGTCGTCGATACCGGGCCGCTGACCCTCGACCAGATCATCGCCGAGATCGAGGCCGCCGACACCGCCGGCCACGACGTCGCCCGGCTGCACTCCGGTGACCCGTCCCTCTACAGTGCCGTCGCCGAGCAGTGCCGCCGGCTCGACGCTCTGGGGATCGGCTACGAGATCGTCCCGGGCGTACCCGCTTTCGCGGCGGCCGCCGCCATCCTGGGCCGTGAACTGACGGTGCCCGGCGTCGCGCAGACCATCACCCTGACCAGGGTGGCGACCCTGTCGACCGCCATGCCCGAGGGCGAAGACCTGACCACCCTGTCCCGCTCGGGTGGCACCTTGGTGATCCATCTCGCCGCACACCGCATCGACGCGATCGTCGCCGAACTTCTGGACGGCGGCCATCGGCCGGACACGCCGGTGGCCGTCGTCGCCTTCGCCAGCTGGCCGCAGGAGGTGGTGTTGCGCGGCACCCTCGCCGGCATCGCCGCCCAGATGCATGCCGCGTCGGTCACCCGCACCGCGTTGATCATCATCGGCGAGGTGCTCGGCGCCGAAGGCTTCACGGACAGCTACCTGTACTCCTCGGGACGCACCCGGGGCAGCAGCCACTGA
- the cbiE gene encoding precorrin-6y C5,15-methyltransferase (decarboxylating) subunit CbiE has protein sequence MIVVVGIGADGMAGLTAASAAELRSATVIYGSQRQLDLLDETVVAPRHCWPSPMAPALARLLDDHPDGDIHVVASGDPLLHGIGTSLIRRHGTGRVRVLPHISSVTLACARLGWAAQDTEVISLVTAPVHTAVRRGGRALVLSRGAATPAELATLLVETGRGTSEFTVLEQLGGPGERIRSAAADAWAAVPPGDVDDLNVIAVRYLPDERIAQVLPDDVLAHDGQLTKQTIRAVTLAVLAPRPGELLWDVGAGSGSIAVEWCRSAPGCRAVAFESHQERRDRIAVNATAFGAEIEIRGAAPESLDGAPQPDAVFVGGGLTSPGLLAACLDRLRPGGRLVANAVTAESEALVLEWHSRLGGELRRFQHYRGEPLGGFTGWRPAMPITQWAVRTL, from the coding sequence ATGATCGTGGTGGTGGGCATCGGCGCGGACGGCATGGCCGGGCTGACGGCGGCGTCGGCTGCCGAATTGCGCAGTGCGACTGTCATTTACGGCTCACAACGTCAACTCGATCTGCTCGACGAGACCGTTGTCGCCCCGCGGCACTGCTGGCCGTCGCCGATGGCTCCGGCTCTGGCGCGTCTGCTCGACGACCACCCGGACGGCGACATCCATGTGGTCGCCAGCGGTGATCCGTTGCTGCACGGTATCGGGACCTCGCTGATCCGGCGCCACGGCACCGGCCGGGTGCGGGTACTGCCCCACATCTCGTCGGTGACGCTGGCCTGCGCCCGGCTCGGCTGGGCTGCCCAGGACACCGAGGTCATCAGCCTGGTCACCGCGCCGGTGCATACCGCCGTCCGGCGCGGCGGCCGGGCGCTGGTGCTGTCCCGGGGTGCTGCCACACCCGCCGAGCTGGCGACTCTGCTGGTCGAAACCGGTCGGGGCACTTCTGAATTCACCGTTCTGGAGCAGCTGGGGGGCCCGGGTGAGCGGATCCGTAGCGCAGCGGCCGACGCCTGGGCGGCGGTGCCGCCCGGTGACGTCGACGATCTCAACGTCATCGCGGTGCGTTACCTGCCCGACGAGCGCATCGCCCAGGTGCTGCCCGACGACGTGCTGGCACACGACGGGCAGCTCACCAAACAGACCATCCGGGCCGTCACGCTGGCCGTGCTGGCTCCGCGCCCGGGTGAACTCCTGTGGGACGTCGGCGCCGGATCCGGCAGTATCGCGGTGGAGTGGTGCCGCAGCGCGCCGGGATGCCGGGCGGTGGCCTTCGAAAGCCACCAGGAGCGGCGCGACCGGATCGCCGTCAACGCCACCGCCTTCGGTGCCGAGATCGAGATCCGCGGCGCCGCACCGGAGAGTCTCGATGGCGCACCGCAACCCGACGCCGTGTTCGTCGGTGGCGGGCTGACCAGCCCCGGCCTGCTCGCCGCATGTCTGGACCGGCTGCGGCCGGGTGGACGACTGGTCGCCAACGCCGTCACTGCGGAATCTGAAGCCCTTGTGCTGGAATGGCATTCACGCCTCGGCGGTGAGCTGCGCCGGTTCCAGCACTACCGCGGCGAACCGCTCGGCGGCTTCACCGGGTGGCGCCCGGCGATGCCGATCACCCAGTGGGCGGTGAGGACGCTGTGA
- a CDS encoding SDR family NAD(P)-dependent oxidoreductase — MSDTGAGPVVIFGGRSEIGVQLAVRLAPGASVVLAARGADRLDAEAATVREAGAAAVHTVEFDADDLASHGPLVARLIAEHGPLGTAVLAFGILGDQTRAETDAEHAVAIVHTDYVAQISLLTHLAAGMRSAGRGALVVFSSVAGVRVRRANYVYGSAKAGLDGFACGLADALHGSGVRLLIVRPGFVIGRMTEGMDPAPLSSTPAQVADATARALAAGRRTVWVPWALRPMFFGMKLLPQAVWRRLPR; from the coding sequence GTGAGTGACACGGGAGCCGGTCCGGTGGTGATCTTCGGCGGCCGCAGCGAAATCGGTGTGCAGCTCGCCGTCCGACTGGCGCCCGGGGCCTCGGTGGTGCTGGCGGCCCGCGGTGCCGACCGGCTCGACGCCGAGGCCGCCACCGTCCGCGAGGCGGGGGCCGCCGCCGTGCACACCGTCGAGTTCGATGCCGACGACCTCGCCTCCCACGGACCGCTGGTCGCCAGGCTGATCGCCGAGCACGGCCCGCTGGGCACCGCGGTGCTGGCCTTCGGCATTCTGGGCGACCAGACCAGGGCCGAGACCGACGCCGAGCACGCCGTGGCGATCGTGCACACCGACTACGTCGCCCAGATCAGCCTGCTGACCCACCTCGCCGCCGGTATGCGGTCGGCTGGTCGCGGTGCGCTGGTGGTGTTCTCCTCGGTGGCGGGTGTGCGGGTGCGGCGCGCCAACTACGTCTATGGCTCGGCGAAGGCCGGTCTGGACGGCTTCGCCTGCGGGCTGGCCGACGCACTGCACGGCAGCGGGGTCCGGTTGCTGATCGTGCGGCCGGGCTTCGTGATCGGCCGGATGACCGAGGGGATGGATCCGGCACCGCTGTCGAGCACACCCGCCCAGGTGGCCGACGCCACGGCGCGGGCGCTGGCGGCAGGTCGGCGCACGGTCTGGGTGCCGTGGGCGTTGCGGCCGATGTTCTTCGGGATGAAACTGCTGCCGCAAGCGGTGTGGCGGAGGTTGCCCCGATGA
- a CDS encoding F420-dependent biliverdin reductase: protein MANSTTRLTSDALAFLTERHLAMLTTLRADNSPHVVAVGFTFDPITHIARVITSDGSQKAVNAERSGVGVLSQVDGARWLSLEGQASVNRDPGAVREAELRYAQRYRTPRVNPRRVVIEVHVTRVLGSSSLLDRPKD, encoded by the coding sequence ATGGCGAACTCTACGACGCGGCTGACCAGCGATGCGCTGGCATTTCTGACCGAGCGCCACCTCGCGATGCTCACGACACTGCGTGCCGACAACTCGCCGCATGTGGTGGCCGTCGGATTCACCTTCGACCCGATCACCCACATCGCCCGGGTGATCACCAGTGACGGCTCGCAGAAGGCAGTGAACGCCGAGCGGTCCGGAGTGGGCGTGCTCTCCCAGGTCGACGGGGCGCGCTGGCTGTCGCTGGAGGGGCAGGCCAGTGTGAACCGCGACCCGGGCGCGGTCCGCGAGGCCGAACTGCGCTATGCGCAGCGCTACCGCACCCCGCGGGTCAACCCGCGACGCGTGGTGATCGAGGTGCACGTCACCCGGGTGCTCGGCTCGTCGAGCTTGCTGGATCGCCCCAAGGACTGA
- a CDS encoding MOSC and FAD-binding oxidoreductase domain-containing protein codes for MAHLVAVNVGLPRDVAWNDHTVHTGAWKSTVQGPRMVRRLNVDGDGQGDLAGHGGEQRAVLVYQVDSYRHWAQFLGRDDLTYGHFGENFTVDGLPDDDVCIGDRYRIGEAVFEVTQPRVTCYRVGLRLGEPRMAALLVAHRRPGFYLRVITEADVEAGQEIIKVGSGPERVSVAELDALLYLPGHSRATLNRALRIPALSPGWQTSLRAMAEESDGSATGNVGLTGTSAPAPAWSGFRSLTITEVHQESRDVRSVTLGAGDGARLPGWRAGQSITVRLRPDGQSTPVVRTYSLSNSPGSDRYRISVKREPYGVASGFIATAVGVGDEVETAAPRGTFVLRDGAGPVVLVSAGVGATPVLSMLHQIAAQQPERPVWWVHGSRDGAQHPFAAETRELLNRLPGAHRHTAYSRPGPEDRPAVDFDVAGRLSATMLDQLGLPSDADAYVCGPADFMTAMRRALVDCGLEPSRIRSETFGAGAALNPGVVVRPEVAVPHQPAGVPGTGPLVSFARSGITARWGEDYPSMLDFAEACEVPTRWACRTGVCHTCETPLLAGAVRYDPEPLDSPAAGTALICCAQPTQDVVLDL; via the coding sequence GTGGCCCACCTCGTGGCCGTCAACGTCGGACTCCCCCGCGATGTTGCCTGGAATGACCACACGGTTCACACCGGGGCGTGGAAATCGACGGTCCAGGGCCCGCGGATGGTCCGCCGCCTCAACGTCGACGGGGACGGACAGGGCGACCTCGCCGGCCATGGCGGCGAGCAGCGCGCGGTCCTGGTCTACCAAGTGGACTCCTACCGGCACTGGGCGCAGTTCCTGGGCCGAGACGACCTGACCTACGGGCACTTCGGCGAGAACTTCACCGTCGATGGTCTTCCCGACGACGACGTGTGCATCGGCGATCGCTACCGCATCGGGGAGGCCGTCTTCGAGGTGACCCAGCCGCGGGTCACCTGTTACCGCGTCGGGCTGCGTCTGGGCGAACCACGCATGGCCGCGCTGCTGGTGGCCCACCGACGGCCGGGCTTCTACCTGCGTGTCATCACCGAGGCGGACGTCGAGGCCGGCCAAGAGATCATCAAGGTCGGCAGCGGTCCGGAACGCGTGAGCGTTGCCGAGCTGGACGCCTTGTTGTACCTGCCGGGCCACTCCCGGGCCACGCTGAACCGTGCGCTGCGGATTCCGGCGCTGAGCCCCGGATGGCAGACGTCACTGCGGGCAATGGCCGAAGAATCCGACGGCAGCGCAACGGGAAACGTCGGCCTCACCGGGACATCCGCGCCTGCGCCGGCCTGGTCAGGATTCCGGTCGTTGACGATCACCGAGGTGCATCAGGAAAGCCGCGATGTCCGGTCTGTGACGCTGGGAGCCGGCGACGGAGCGCGGCTGCCGGGATGGCGCGCCGGACAATCGATCACGGTGAGACTTCGGCCGGATGGCCAGAGCACTCCGGTGGTGCGCACCTACTCACTGTCCAATTCTCCCGGTTCGGACCGATACCGGATCAGTGTCAAGCGCGAACCATACGGTGTGGCAAGCGGTTTCATCGCCACGGCGGTCGGTGTCGGCGACGAGGTCGAGACGGCCGCCCCACGCGGAACCTTCGTCCTGCGCGACGGTGCGGGCCCGGTCGTGCTCGTCAGCGCCGGCGTCGGGGCGACGCCGGTGCTCTCGATGCTGCACCAGATCGCCGCCCAGCAACCTGAGCGGCCGGTGTGGTGGGTGCACGGATCCCGCGACGGCGCCCAGCACCCGTTCGCCGCCGAAACCCGAGAACTACTGAACCGGCTTCCCGGTGCCCATCGGCACACTGCCTACAGCAGGCCGGGACCGGAAGACCGACCGGCAGTCGACTTCGACGTGGCGGGGCGACTGTCGGCCACGATGCTGGATCAGCTCGGCCTGCCGTCGGACGCCGATGCCTACGTGTGCGGACCCGCCGATTTCATGACCGCCATGCGGCGTGCTCTGGTGGACTGCGGGCTGGAGCCCAGCCGGATCAGATCCGAGACGTTCGGCGCCGGTGCAGCGCTCAACCCCGGTGTGGTGGTCCGCCCGGAAGTAGCCGTCCCCCACCAACCGGCCGGCGTGCCCGGGACGGGACCGCTGGTGTCGTTTGCGCGCAGCGGGATCACCGCGCGCTGGGGCGAGGACTACCCGTCGATGCTGGACTTCGCCGAGGCGTGTGAGGTGCCCACCCGATGGGCGTGCCGCACCGGCGTATGCCATACCTGCGAGACGCCACTGCTGGCCGGGGCGGTGCGCTACGACCCGGAACCGCTGGATTCCCCGGCCGCCGGCACTGCGCTGATCTGCTGCGCACAGCCGACCCAGGACGTCGTGCTCGACCTCTAG
- a CDS encoding M24 family metallopeptidase has protein sequence MSASRFPSEVYARRLEAAAAAASGAGLAGLVVTPGYDLRYLLGSRAQTFERLTALVVPAAGTPIVVLPRLELASLKESAAADLGLTVQDWVDGENPYDLVADALGGHARAAVTDSMPALHLLPLAQRLGAVPVLATDVLRELRMHKDPAEIDALRTAGAAIDRVHARVPEFLKPGRTEADVAADIAEAIVAEGHSEVAFIIVGSGPNGADPHHECSDRVLQDGDIVVVDIGGPVEPGYNSDCTRTYSIGEPSAQIAEQYALLQQAQAAGVAAVRPGVTAQEVDAAARDVLEQAGLAEYFVHRTGHGIGLSVHEEPYIVAGNDLPLAEGMAFSVEPGIYFPGHWGARIEDIVIVTADGALSVNGQPHDLVVVGP, from the coding sequence ATGAGCGCCAGCCGTTTTCCGTCCGAGGTGTATGCCCGCAGGCTCGAGGCCGCCGCCGCCGCGGCATCCGGGGCGGGTCTGGCCGGCCTGGTCGTCACACCGGGGTATGACCTGCGCTACCTGCTCGGCTCCCGGGCACAGACCTTCGAACGCCTGACTGCGCTGGTGGTCCCGGCCGCGGGTACGCCGATCGTGGTGCTGCCCCGATTGGAGCTGGCCTCACTCAAGGAGTCTGCCGCCGCCGATCTCGGTCTGACGGTGCAGGACTGGGTGGATGGCGAGAATCCCTACGACCTGGTGGCCGACGCCCTCGGCGGACACGCCCGCGCCGCGGTCACCGACTCGATGCCCGCGCTGCACCTGCTGCCGCTGGCCCAGCGGTTGGGCGCGGTGCCGGTGCTGGCCACCGATGTGCTGCGGGAGCTGCGGATGCACAAGGATCCCGCCGAGATCGACGCGCTGCGCACCGCCGGTGCCGCGATCGACCGGGTGCACGCCCGGGTGCCGGAGTTCCTCAAACCCGGTCGCACCGAGGCTGACGTTGCCGCCGATATTGCCGAAGCCATTGTCGCCGAAGGGCATTCGGAAGTGGCGTTCATCATCGTCGGCTCCGGGCCCAACGGCGCCGACCCGCACCATGAATGCTCCGATCGGGTGTTGCAGGACGGCGACATCGTCGTCGTCGACATCGGCGGCCCGGTGGAGCCGGGCTACAACTCCGACTGCACCCGGACCTACAGCATCGGGGAGCCGAGCGCGCAGATCGCCGAGCAGTACGCCCTGCTGCAGCAGGCACAGGCCGCCGGGGTGGCCGCGGTGCGGCCGGGGGTGACCGCGCAGGAGGTCGACGCAGCCGCCCGCGACGTGCTGGAACAGGCGGGGCTGGCCGAGTATTTCGTGCACCGCACCGGGCACGGCATCGGGCTGTCGGTGCACGAGGAGCCCTACATCGTCGCGGGCAACGACCTGCCGCTGGCCGAGGGGATGGCGTTCTCGGTGGAGCCGGGCATCTACTTCCCGGGCCATTGGGGCGCGCGCATCGAGGACATCGTCATCGTCACCGCCGACGGCGCGCTGTCGGTGAACGGTCAGCCGCACGACCTCGTGGTGGTGGGACCCTAG
- a CDS encoding 5'-3' exonuclease, which yields MSGPVLLLDGASMWFRSFFGVPSSITAPDGRPVNAVRGFLDSVATLVTRERPGRLAVCLDLDWRPQFRVDAIPSYKAHRVAEESPSEEPDVEEVPDELTPQVDMIMELLDAFGITTAGAAGFEADDVLGTLATAERRDPVVVVSGDRDLLQLVADDPVAVRVLYLGRGLSNAVTFGPTEVAEKYGVPAHRAGPAYAELALLRGDPSDGLPGVPGVGEKTAATMLSQYGSLAAILDAADDPKSKLPKAFRAKILAATDYITAAGPVVAVARDAPVELSTSDDALPLTAADPQRVAELAKTYGVGSSIARLQKALDALPG from the coding sequence ATGTCCGGTCCGGTGTTGCTGCTCGACGGAGCCAGCATGTGGTTCCGCTCCTTCTTCGGCGTGCCGTCATCGATCACCGCGCCGGACGGACGGCCGGTGAATGCCGTGCGCGGCTTCCTCGACAGCGTGGCCACCCTGGTCACCCGGGAGCGGCCAGGACGGCTGGCGGTGTGCCTGGACCTGGACTGGCGCCCGCAGTTCCGGGTCGACGCGATCCCGTCGTACAAGGCACACCGGGTGGCAGAAGAGAGTCCGAGCGAAGAGCCGGATGTCGAGGAGGTGCCCGACGAGCTGACCCCTCAGGTCGACATGATCATGGAGCTGCTCGACGCATTCGGCATCACCACCGCCGGAGCCGCCGGATTCGAGGCCGATGACGTGCTGGGCACCCTGGCCACGGCCGAACGCCGTGACCCCGTGGTGGTGGTCAGCGGCGACCGGGATCTGCTGCAGTTGGTGGCCGACGACCCGGTGGCGGTGCGGGTGCTGTATCTGGGCCGGGGTCTGTCCAATGCGGTGACGTTCGGGCCCACCGAGGTGGCCGAGAAGTACGGGGTGCCAGCCCACCGCGCGGGGCCGGCATACGCCGAACTGGCTCTGCTGCGCGGTGATCCGTCCGACGGACTGCCCGGCGTACCGGGCGTCGGCGAGAAGACCGCCGCCACCATGCTGTCGCAGTACGGGTCGCTGGCGGCCATCCTGGACGCCGCCGATGATCCGAAATCCAAGCTGCCCAAGGCGTTTCGCGCCAAGATTCTGGCAGCAACCGACTACATCACGGCAGCCGGCCCCGTGGTGGCGGTGGCCCGCGACGCCCCCGTCGAACTGTCCACCTCGGACGACGCACTACCGCTGACCGCAGCCGATCCGCAGCGGGTAGCCGAGCTCGCCAAGACCTACGGGGTGGGCTCGTCGATCGCCCGGCTGCAGAAGGCTTTGGACGCACTACCCGGCTGA